The genome window TTAATTTTCCCCCATCAGGCTTCCAAGTAAAAGTGATTCAGCTCATAGGCAGTTCTTTGCGTCTTTTTCTTGCACGACGGTAGGATGCATACACAGACTGCACACCTTTCTGATTCAATGCCACTCTCCCCCCAGTATTTAATTCCCGCCAACTCCAACACCAAGTAATTCTCATAGACCATACTCTTTTTCCTCTATCCTTCTATTGATGGGGAGGCGGCTGTGTTTGTGCGCGCGTCTCTCTGCATGTTCCTTAATAtctcttcttccctcccacatccccatatgcagtagcagcagctgccCGGCATCCAACATGCACATAGCCTGCCTCGGTGATTGGCTGCCCCTCTGACAGCTCAGAAGGCGATTGTAGGATCTGGAACTCCACCCCTTCGGCAGGGCCCTGGGACCATTCATAAACTAAACAACACTCCTGCAAAGccagacacacacgcacacacacacatcccgaGAAGGACAGGCGCAGAAAGTGAGGGTCTCTGCGTGCAATTTCaagggttgggggctgggggagaagaagTAGTCCTGGGCACCCCTCCCTGCTCAGACAGTCTATGCAAAGAAATTATATATAAACTAAAGAACAGGAATGAATGATCACAGACCAATGGCAGCAGTCTACGCCTGAAGACAGAGAAAGCCAGAACGGGGTTCAGTCAACGCCTCCAGCAGGAAGAAGGAAATCAACAACATCCCTTGACAGTCGGCGAGAGAAGCAGCCAAACTCATGCACATCTCTGGTGGTGCCATGGTCTgagagagttttccctcttccgctcTTGGCATTTCTCGCATTCTTCTTTTATTGCGTGCGGTTTTCAACTTCGCCACTGCTCGGCTGTGCTGTGGAGACCCGCTGCGAGTCCCGGAGAGAAGTTTTTAAATGAACTGTTGAACCATTTGCgtgtgggagggtgggtggctgCACGCAGAGGCTGCAAACAACCTaccgcctccccccccgccccccacgcaCACCGAAAAGGCGGCACATCAAACTTTGCACTTCAGAGGTTTTCCCTCCGTCACCTGTATCGCCCCATTCCCATCGGCTGACAGTTGCATggttcttgttttttaaaaatcaccatcATCCGCTGTTTTCTTTCCTTGTGTTTGGGGCGGAGGGGCGGAGTGCGTGCGTGTGGCGGCGGGCTGCAACTTGGCGGGTGCCCTGTGCAAAGCTGCAGTCACCGCTAAAGCATTGGATCCCTCAACGTACTGCGAGAGCCCGGTCTATAGCCCGGACCTGTGCCCCAACATGATCGCCGCCCAGGCCAAGCTGGTGTACCAGCTCAACAAATACTACACGGAGCGCTGCCAGGCCCGCAAGGCGGCCATCGCCAAGACCATCCGGGAGGTATGCAAGGTGGTGTCGGACGTGCTGAAGGAGGTGGAGGTGCAGGAGCCCCGCTTCATCAGCTCGCTGAGCGAGATCGATGCCCGCTACGAGGGGCTGGAGGTGATCTCGCCCACCGAGTTCGAGGTGGTGCTCTACCTCAACCAGATGGGCGTCTTCAACTTCGTGGACGATGGCTCCCTGCCCGGCTGCGCGGTGCTCAAGCTGAGCGACGGCCGCAAGCGCAGCATGTCGCTCTGGGTGGAGTTCATCACCGCCTCGGGCTACCTGTCGGCCCGCAAGATCCGCTCCCGCTTCCAGACCCTGGTGGCCCAAGCCGTGGACAAGTGCAGCTACCGGGACGTGGTGAAGATGATCGCGGACACCAGCGAGGTGAAGCTCCGCATCCGGGAGCGCTACGTGGTGCAAATCACGCCCGCCTTCAAGTGCACTGGGATCTGGCCACGCAGCGCTGCGCAGTGGCCCATGCCCCACATCCCCTGGCCCGGCCCCAACAGGGTGGCCGAGGTGAAGGCGGAAGGCTTCAACCTGCTCTCCAAGGAGTGCTACTCGCTGACCGGCAAGCAGAGCTCCGCCGAGAGCGACGCCTGGGTGCTGCAGTTCGGCGAGGCCGAGAACCGGTTGCTGATGGGCGGCTGCAGAAACAAGTGCCTCTCGGTGCTGAAGACCCTCCGGGACCGGCACCTGGAGCTGCCCGGCCAGCCGCTTAACAACTACCACATGAAGACGCTGCTGCTGTACGAGTGCGAGAAACACCCCCGGGAGACCGACTGGGACGAGGCGTGCCTGGGGGACCGGCTGAATGGGATCCTGCTGCAGCTCATCTCCTGCCTGCAGTGCCGGCGCTGCCCCCACTACTTCCTGCCCAACCTAGACCTCTTTCAGGGCAAACCGCACTCAGCCCTGGAAAGCGCTGCCAAACAGACCTGGAGGCTAGCCAGGGAGATCCTCACTAATCCCAAAAG of Natator depressus isolate rNatDep1 chromosome 4, rNatDep2.hap1, whole genome shotgun sequence contains these proteins:
- the MAB21L2 gene encoding protein mab-21-like 2, which gives rise to MIAAQAKLVYQLNKYYTERCQARKAAIAKTIREVCKVVSDVLKEVEVQEPRFISSLSEIDARYEGLEVISPTEFEVVLYLNQMGVFNFVDDGSLPGCAVLKLSDGRKRSMSLWVEFITASGYLSARKIRSRFQTLVAQAVDKCSYRDVVKMIADTSEVKLRIRERYVVQITPAFKCTGIWPRSAAQWPMPHIPWPGPNRVAEVKAEGFNLLSKECYSLTGKQSSAESDAWVLQFGEAENRLLMGGCRNKCLSVLKTLRDRHLELPGQPLNNYHMKTLLLYECEKHPRETDWDEACLGDRLNGILLQLISCLQCRRCPHYFLPNLDLFQGKPHSALESAAKQTWRLAREILTNPKSLDKL